A window from Mya arenaria isolate MELC-2E11 chromosome 9, ASM2691426v1 encodes these proteins:
- the LOC128246868 gene encoding uncharacterized protein LOC128246868 — protein MMVPNNTTEPDIFLFKSGYEFPVYGLATGMFYYIHIPAIVCLIASVICALATIVLSFKDRKVGEFFTEWSKGERLVVYISTCDGLFSASNLMNHLQVLFTLAHVRPKELCVFYGFVMTLFVVAQILIVNLVAINLFVMMFLSKNISFGKYDSGLLIWAFGVSLLGATVAASYEQFGPMGIACFNDAFKGHKANMVLTTIPVPVILVTNIVLYIVTFIRIRSGAMIRSLGTNASAVKRHIKAAKRMSMFVLVFVAQWWCFGLVCAWSLFVDNLLEIPEHLNYFLVIFTNLGGVLNLVVYLLVFRNKSRSFMYNPRHMENKRNADLQPAIMTSSTKQHFSPKSETEVFLEMINNEESTEL, from the exons ATGATGGTGCCAAATAACACGACAGAGCCAGATATTTTTCTGTTCAAAAGTGGATACGAGTTCCCCGTTTACGGGTTGGCTACTGGAATGTTTTACTACATACACATACCGGCAATTGTATGCTTAATCGCGAGTGTCATCTGCGCATTGGCAACCATAGTTTTGTCCTTTAAGGATCGCAAGGTTGGTGAGTTTTTCACTGAGTGGTCTAAAGGAGAGAGGCTTGTCGTCTACATTTCAACCTGCGATGGGCTATTCAGTGCCTCTAACTTGATGAACCATCTACAGGTCTTGTTCACGTTGGCCCACGTGAGACCCAAAGAGCTATGTGTCTTTTACGGATTTGTCATGACGCTCTTTGTTGTTGCCCAGATTCTCATCGTGAATCTCGTGGCTATCAACCTCTTCGTCATGATGTTCCTGAGCAAGAACATTTCGTTTGGCAAGTATGACAGCGGTTTGCTGATCTGGGCGTTTGGGGTCTCCCTCCTTGGGGCAACGGTTGCAGCCTCTTATGAGCAGTTTGGGCCGATGGGAATTGC ATGCTTTAACGACGCTTTCAAGGGCCACAAGGCAAATATGGTCCTCACTACAATCCCAGTACCAGTGATCCTGGTTACCAACATTGTGCTCTACATCGTTACCTTCATCAGGATTCGCAGCGGTGCAATGATTCGCTCCCTCGGCACAAATGCGAGCGCTGTTAAGCgccatattaaagctgcaaagAGGATGTCAATGTTTGTCTTGGTGTTCGTAGCTCAATGGTGGTGTTTTGGTCTTGTTTGCGCTTGGTCACTGTTTGTGGACAATCTTTTGGAAATACCGGAACATTTGAACTACTTCTTGGTCATATTTACCAATCTCGGGGGTGTCCTCAACTTGGTAGTTTATCTCCTGGTGTTTAGAAATAAAAGTCGGTCATTCATGTACAATCCACGACATATGGAGAACAAAAGAAACGCCGACCTTCAGCCAGCGATAATGACATCATCAACGAAGCAACATTTTTCTCCGAAATCCGAAACGGAAGTTTTTTTAGAGATGATAAATAACGAAGAATCAACTGAACTCTGA